The following proteins are encoded in a genomic region of Polynucleobacter paludilacus:
- the oxlT gene encoding oxalate/formate MFS antiporter, whose translation MSTAETASNPLKSKWVQLALGVICMMSISSPQYVWALFTKPIMGQLGVSLTELQVTFSILIVLQTFFSPFQGFLVEKFGPRLLLSVGTVLTGLSWVLSANLSTVSNLYFTYGVLGGLGTGIVYIGVVGLMVRWFPNNRGFAVGMVAAGYGIGALLTTFPIADSLASSGLQGTLTFFGYVIGAVGLLAAQGIRVPHADRVQTASQVEAAASGVAPKTMLKTPVFWLMFLMMSMMSTSGLMVISQMGAFAKDFGITGAMVFGMAALPLALTIDRVTNGFTRPFFGWISDRIGREYTMTIAFGLEAVAMFVWVTTRSDPVVFVLMSGVVFFGWGEIFSLFPSTLTDTFGQKHATTNYGFLYMAQGVGSIIGGPIAAYIHGATESWMPVFAIMIALDATAAVLAFFVLKPMRAKYVKTAAYS comes from the coding sequence ATGAGCACAGCAGAAACCGCTAGCAATCCATTGAAATCGAAATGGGTTCAGTTGGCATTAGGCGTCATTTGTATGATGTCGATTTCAAGTCCGCAATACGTATGGGCCTTGTTTACAAAGCCCATCATGGGTCAACTCGGTGTGAGCTTGACTGAGTTGCAAGTGACATTCTCCATCTTGATTGTGCTGCAAACCTTTTTCTCACCATTCCAGGGTTTCTTGGTCGAAAAGTTTGGCCCACGACTTTTATTGTCAGTGGGAACAGTGTTGACCGGGCTGAGTTGGGTGCTCTCGGCCAATCTCAGCACCGTTTCTAATCTTTACTTTACTTATGGTGTGTTGGGTGGCCTAGGAACCGGTATTGTTTATATCGGTGTAGTCGGCTTGATGGTGCGTTGGTTCCCAAATAATCGTGGTTTCGCTGTGGGCATGGTTGCTGCAGGCTATGGCATCGGCGCTTTGCTAACAACCTTTCCAATTGCAGACAGCTTGGCGTCTTCTGGCTTGCAAGGAACATTAACTTTCTTTGGCTATGTGATTGGCGCAGTTGGGTTATTGGCTGCGCAGGGTATTCGAGTACCTCATGCTGATCGAGTTCAGACAGCCAGTCAAGTTGAAGCAGCTGCATCTGGAGTTGCTCCTAAAACCATGCTTAAGACCCCTGTTTTCTGGCTCATGTTTTTGATGATGTCGATGATGTCAACATCAGGTTTGATGGTCATTTCGCAGATGGGTGCCTTTGCCAAAGACTTTGGTATTACAGGCGCCATGGTGTTTGGTATGGCTGCTTTGCCTTTGGCCTTAACTATTGATCGTGTTACAAATGGATTCACCCGCCCATTTTTTGGTTGGATTTCTGACAGAATCGGTCGTGAATACACGATGACCATTGCATTTGGTCTAGAGGCGGTCGCAATGTTTGTTTGGGTTACTACGCGTTCAGATCCAGTGGTATTTGTGTTGATGTCTGGTGTGGTGTTCTTTGGTTGGGGCGAAATCTTCTCCCTTTTCCCATCCACTTTGACAGATACCTTTGGCCAAAAACACGCTACTACCAATTACGGCTTTCTCTATATGGCCCAGGGTGTTGGATCAATTATTGGTGGACCGATTGCTGCTTATATCCACGGTGCAACTGAAAGTTGGATGCCGGTATTTGCCATCATGATTGCTCTAGATGCTACGGCTGCAGTTTTGGCATTCTTTGTATTGAAGCCGATGCGCGCAAAATATGTAAAGACCGCGGCTTACTCTTAA
- the groL gene encoding chaperonin GroEL (60 kDa chaperone family; promotes refolding of misfolded polypeptides especially under stressful conditions; forms two stacked rings of heptamers to form a barrel-shaped 14mer; ends can be capped by GroES; misfolded proteins enter the barrel where they are refolded when GroES binds) produces the protein MAAKDVVFGDSARTKMVEGVNILANAVKTTLGPKGRNVVMERSFGGPTITKDGVSVAKEIELKDKLQNMGAQMVKEVASKTADIAGDGTTTATVLAQSIVREGMKYVVSGHNPMDLKRGIDKAVTAALEELKKISKPCTTTKEIAQVGSISANSDTSIGQRIAEAMEKVGKEGVITVEDGKSLEDELEVVEGMQFDRGYLSPYFINQPEKQVAVLESPYVLLFDKKIANIRDLLPVLEQVAKSGRPLLIIAEDVEGEALATLVVNNIRGIIKTCAVKAPGFGDRRKAMLEDIAVLTGGTVIAEEIGLTLEKTTLEHLGQAKRIEVGKENTIIIDGAGDAKAIEARVKNIRVQIEEATSDYDKEKLQERVAKLAGGVAVIRVGAATEVEMKEKKARVDDALHATRAAVEEGIVPGGGVALIRAMQGIKGLKGDNADQDAGISIVLRAMEEPLRIIVSNAGDEASVVVNAVLASKGNNGYNAATGEYGDLVAQGVIDPTKVTKTALVNAASVAALLLTTDCAICEAPKDESAGGGMPDMGGMGGMGGMGGMM, from the coding sequence ATGGCAGCAAAAGACGTCGTATTTGGAGATAGCGCCCGGACCAAGATGGTTGAGGGTGTCAATATTCTCGCGAACGCAGTAAAAACAACATTGGGACCAAAGGGTCGCAATGTGGTGATGGAGCGCTCCTTTGGTGGCCCAACTATTACTAAAGATGGTGTATCTGTAGCAAAAGAAATCGAACTCAAAGATAAGCTCCAGAACATGGGCGCGCAGATGGTTAAAGAAGTTGCTTCTAAAACCGCTGATATCGCGGGTGACGGAACAACTACCGCTACTGTCTTAGCTCAGTCGATTGTGCGCGAAGGCATGAAGTATGTCGTATCAGGCCATAATCCAATGGATTTGAAGCGCGGTATTGATAAGGCGGTAACTGCTGCCCTTGAAGAACTCAAGAAGATCAGCAAGCCTTGCACTACTACCAAAGAGATCGCTCAAGTTGGCTCAATCTCCGCTAATAGCGATACCAGCATTGGTCAGCGCATTGCTGAAGCGATGGAAAAAGTGGGCAAAGAAGGCGTGATTACGGTTGAAGATGGTAAGTCTTTAGAAGACGAACTTGAAGTAGTTGAAGGTATGCAGTTTGATCGTGGTTACCTCTCGCCTTATTTCATTAATCAACCTGAGAAACAAGTGGCTGTTTTAGAAAGCCCTTATGTTCTGTTGTTTGACAAGAAGATTGCCAATATCCGCGATTTGCTCCCAGTGCTCGAGCAAGTAGCAAAGTCTGGCCGCCCATTGTTGATCATTGCTGAAGATGTAGAAGGCGAAGCCCTGGCAACTTTAGTTGTGAATAATATTCGCGGCATCATCAAGACCTGTGCTGTTAAGGCTCCAGGCTTTGGTGATCGTCGTAAGGCAATGCTCGAAGATATCGCCGTATTGACTGGCGGTACTGTGATTGCTGAAGAGATTGGCTTAACACTTGAGAAAACCACCCTTGAGCATTTAGGTCAGGCAAAGCGCATTGAAGTTGGTAAAGAAAATACCATCATCATTGATGGCGCTGGTGATGCAAAAGCGATCGAAGCACGTGTGAAGAACATTCGTGTACAGATCGAAGAAGCGACTAGCGACTACGACAAAGAAAAATTGCAAGAGCGTGTAGCCAAGTTGGCTGGCGGTGTTGCAGTGATTCGGGTTGGTGCCGCTACTGAAGTCGAGATGAAAGAAAAGAAAGCCCGCGTGGACGATGCATTGCATGCAACCCGTGCAGCTGTTGAAGAGGGCATTGTTCCTGGCGGCGGCGTAGCTTTGATTCGTGCAATGCAAGGTATCAAAGGTTTGAAGGGCGACAACGCTGATCAAGACGCTGGTATTAGCATCGTATTGCGCGCCATGGAAGAGCCTCTGCGCATCATCGTTTCTAACGCTGGTGATGAAGCAAGCGTAGTTGTGAATGCGGTATTGGCCAGCAAAGGCAATAACGGTTACAACGCAGCTACCGGTGAGTATGGCGATTTAGTCGCACAGGGCGTGATCGATCCAACCAAGGTAACCAAAACTGCATTGGTTAATGCAGCCTCTGTTGCAGCCTTATTGTTGACCACCGATTGCGCTATCTGTGAAGCCCCAAAGGATGAGTCTGCTGGTGGCGGTATGCCTGATATGGGCGGCATGGGTGGTATGGGTGGTATGGGCGGAATGATGTAA
- a CDS encoding co-chaperone GroES, which yields MNLRPLHDRVIIKRLDQESKTASGIIIPDAAAEKPDQGEVLAVGPGKRDDSGKLNAPDVKVGDRVLFGKYAGQTVKVDGDELLVMREEDIMAVVQK from the coding sequence ATGAATCTGCGTCCTTTACATGATCGCGTAATCATTAAGCGTTTAGATCAAGAATCAAAGACTGCCTCAGGAATCATCATCCCTGATGCTGCTGCTGAAAAACCAGACCAAGGCGAAGTTTTAGCAGTGGGCCCTGGCAAGCGTGATGACAGTGGAAAACTCAATGCACCTGATGTCAAAGTGGGCGATCGAGTCCTATTTGGCAAGTATGCGGGTCAGACAGTCAAAGTCGATGGCGATGAACTTCTCGTGATGCGCGAAGAAGACATCATGGCTGTTGTACAGAAGTAA
- a CDS encoding diguanylate phosphodiesterase, which produces MSPKSRLYTLVKAWKNKPFQEVRDACSESWLSLGPEEIAEQQSWSKRQAISHEPIFNLKGTKLTGTLYRPLLEAKDLQLLRLLMEGLDTIAFWHRSGRSISGVLPIPFHTLSSKNHVDAFIDLILNSRLPVGSLILGLQHLSDTKLTPDSEEGLSRIRRLGVGIHLLDFTATPEEVNLIEKFRLEGIHLTLPHFRNQELPTLLISQIQSAGTKIYASHLTLVHDLENAKRLQADYCYGGLMMPPVSRHQIFHINDSRIAKAIFSLHSHNNLNQNGDK; this is translated from the coding sequence ATGAGCCCGAAATCCCGGCTGTACACCCTTGTAAAAGCATGGAAGAACAAACCCTTCCAGGAGGTCCGCGATGCTTGCTCGGAGTCTTGGTTAAGTCTAGGCCCCGAGGAAATCGCCGAACAACAATCTTGGTCAAAGCGGCAGGCGATTAGCCATGAACCGATTTTTAATCTGAAAGGCACAAAACTGACAGGCACTTTATATAGACCCCTTTTGGAAGCGAAGGATCTTCAACTCTTGCGACTATTGATGGAGGGCTTAGATACCATCGCTTTTTGGCATCGAAGCGGTCGCTCAATCTCAGGAGTTTTGCCAATTCCGTTTCATACCCTTTCTTCAAAAAACCATGTAGACGCATTCATTGATCTGATTCTCAATTCTCGACTGCCCGTGGGCTCATTGATTTTAGGCCTACAACATCTTTCTGATACGAAGCTCACACCAGATTCTGAGGAAGGCTTATCTCGCATCCGTCGACTTGGTGTCGGCATTCATCTTTTAGATTTCACCGCAACTCCAGAAGAGGTCAATCTGATAGAAAAATTTAGGCTTGAAGGTATTCATCTGACATTACCCCATTTTCGCAATCAAGAACTACCCACTCTCCTCATCTCTCAAATTCAAAGTGCTGGCACGAAGATATATGCCAGTCATTTGACCCTTGTGCATGATCTTGAAAATGCTAAACGTCTCCAAGCTGATTACTGCTATGGAGGCTTAATGATGCCTCCAGTAAGTCGCCATCAAATTTTTCATATTAATGACAGTCGTATTGCCAAAGCCATTTTTTCGCTGCACTCACATAACAACCTCAACCAAAATGGAGACAAATAA
- a CDS encoding response regulator transcription factor, whose product MRKQVMLVDDHPAMLMALKSMLQDQLLFEVVGQAQNGEECLRSIKEMNPNLIILDLDMPKTDGFDVIRRIGLMYPEVRILVLSSLDESVYGGRVRSLGAHGFVNKTAGADIILSACLAISQGYNFFAHGRNGNSSLTDNDKLALISDRELQVMKYLGKGNTNQQISDMLHISNKTVATYKTRVFDKLGINNIADLILFCRNNHIIES is encoded by the coding sequence ATGAGAAAACAAGTGATGTTAGTAGATGACCATCCCGCTATGCTGATGGCCCTGAAAAGCATGCTGCAAGACCAATTACTTTTTGAAGTGGTTGGTCAGGCCCAAAATGGGGAGGAATGCTTACGCTCGATCAAGGAGATGAATCCCAATTTGATCATTCTCGATTTAGATATGCCCAAGACTGATGGTTTTGATGTCATTAGACGTATCGGTCTAATGTATCCAGAGGTACGTATTCTCGTGCTCTCAAGCCTGGATGAGTCGGTTTACGGAGGTCGAGTCCGCTCTTTGGGTGCACACGGCTTTGTCAATAAGACTGCTGGAGCTGACATCATTCTTTCCGCCTGTCTCGCTATTTCTCAAGGCTATAACTTCTTTGCGCATGGTCGAAATGGCAATAGCTCTTTGACAGATAACGATAAGTTAGCGCTGATTTCTGATCGCGAATTACAAGTCATGAAGTACCTCGGCAAAGGCAATACTAATCAGCAAATTTCTGACATGCTGCATATCAGCAATAAAACTGTGGCTACCTATAAGACGCGGGTCTTTGATAAGTTAGGCATTAATAATATTGCAGACTTAATTTTATTCTGTCGTAACAATCACATTATCGAAAGTTAA
- a CDS encoding ATP-binding protein, with product MHRFIFLSTAFVCLTASNFVHSLSLSSEEQKWVDAHPIVRFSIHEKYRPYLSSATDKEGEGIFRALLDRLSDHTQQEFHPIWRHSDAEIFHQLTSGQIHFVIDPPNLNHKPGPALLLSDPVFWGQDVLVGYKGANLDGPRSNSKVLYFDRGYSKFRDQDLAPNTPSPNLARLSASLIQREVEALVMPARLATQLLKKWNHPEIGIVGHYGHQPFPYRLLMAENHAPLDRIIQRFLNDLDPLESANDFGLPKLASIATTKESSHAQWLLTLILLLIGGAFIWDLQKKRAAQDLLGQTLLKAKNIAEQANAAKSSFLATMSHEIRTPMNAILGIQELLLNNPSIPPNEKLLLKSAHSSAQSLLGILNQVLDLSKIEAGKLSLNPVSYDLKALIDDIHASFSPIAKKGGLILHTTVDKRLAEVLMVDGLRFRQILQNLISNAIKFTKEGEIYFSVSVLADDHAGQLLEFRVIDTGIGMRSDEIELALQEFEQLSVTGQVNQNSAIQGSGLGLAITKRLLESMDSHLYFDSAPGFGTNVHFSVALSRTGDAAVSHSSHATARSYVTESITGRQKNRGQNIAALVVEDHAASRQILSLQLEALGFKVLVCESGTKALDLIDEHHFDLLLTDQSIPGMQGSELSRKIRASGNTDLIIIGITADIYALESRSVFMSAGMNSVLIKPLSLKTLERELRQYFYFNEESSNDLGVEYSFDNFGPLLQNDPNKILLVLDEIQKVHDESLKALRNSYSKGKLSQKDFEQLLHKIKGGAALLNAKQFIADCMILEADTHLESRISSLIDLLEEQNLLIERYKNRLAIAPKNECFNGIQITPRI from the coding sequence ATGCATCGATTCATTTTTTTGAGTACGGCATTTGTCTGTCTAACGGCAAGTAACTTTGTGCACTCATTGTCTTTATCTTCGGAAGAGCAAAAGTGGGTCGATGCACACCCCATCGTACGATTTAGTATTCATGAGAAATATCGGCCTTACCTTAGCTCTGCTACAGACAAGGAGGGTGAAGGAATATTTAGAGCTCTACTGGATCGTTTAAGCGATCACACCCAACAAGAATTTCATCCGATTTGGCGACATTCTGATGCCGAGATCTTTCATCAGCTTACCTCTGGCCAAATCCATTTTGTGATTGATCCTCCTAACTTGAATCACAAGCCAGGCCCTGCCTTACTGCTATCTGATCCTGTGTTCTGGGGGCAAGATGTACTAGTGGGCTATAAAGGTGCTAACTTAGATGGCCCAAGGAGCAATAGCAAAGTGCTCTATTTTGATCGTGGCTATTCCAAGTTTCGGGATCAAGATTTAGCCCCAAACACCCCTAGCCCTAACTTAGCGAGATTAAGTGCTTCCCTCATTCAAAGAGAGGTTGAAGCCCTAGTGATGCCGGCCAGACTAGCCACTCAGCTCCTAAAGAAATGGAATCATCCCGAGATCGGCATCGTTGGGCATTATGGCCACCAACCCTTTCCCTATCGGTTACTGATGGCAGAAAATCATGCGCCCTTAGATCGGATCATTCAGCGCTTTTTAAACGATCTAGACCCACTTGAATCAGCAAATGACTTTGGCTTACCAAAACTTGCATCAATCGCGACAACTAAAGAGTCTAGTCATGCCCAATGGCTCTTGACATTGATTTTGCTATTGATCGGAGGGGCTTTTATTTGGGATCTTCAAAAGAAGCGGGCAGCACAAGATTTACTTGGCCAAACGCTATTGAAAGCGAAAAATATAGCTGAACAGGCTAATGCTGCAAAGTCTTCTTTCTTGGCAACGATGAGCCATGAAATACGAACTCCAATGAACGCTATTCTGGGCATACAAGAACTGTTACTCAATAATCCGAGTATTCCTCCCAATGAGAAGCTCTTACTCAAAAGCGCTCATAGCTCTGCTCAATCTTTACTGGGAATCTTGAATCAAGTTTTAGATCTATCAAAAATTGAAGCAGGAAAGCTCAGCCTTAATCCGGTTTCATATGATCTAAAGGCTTTGATTGACGATATTCATGCTTCTTTTTCGCCAATTGCAAAAAAGGGAGGCTTAATTCTTCACACTACGGTAGATAAAAGACTTGCAGAAGTGCTAATGGTTGATGGCTTACGCTTTAGGCAAATTTTGCAAAATCTCATCAGCAATGCAATCAAATTTACCAAAGAAGGTGAGATCTATTTTTCAGTGAGCGTGCTTGCGGATGATCATGCCGGTCAGCTCCTGGAATTTAGAGTCATTGATACCGGCATCGGAATGCGTTCTGATGAAATTGAATTAGCCCTTCAAGAATTTGAGCAGCTCTCAGTAACGGGTCAAGTAAATCAGAATAGTGCCATACAGGGCAGTGGACTGGGTTTGGCGATCACCAAACGCTTACTAGAGTCAATGGATAGTCACCTCTACTTTGACAGCGCACCGGGATTCGGAACCAATGTCCATTTTTCAGTTGCCCTTTCGAGAACAGGGGATGCAGCAGTAAGCCACTCAAGCCATGCGACAGCTCGATCTTATGTCACTGAAAGTATTACCGGCCGACAAAAAAACAGGGGACAAAATATTGCTGCTTTAGTGGTGGAAGATCATGCAGCTAGTCGCCAAATTTTATCCCTCCAACTTGAGGCTCTGGGGTTCAAGGTTTTGGTTTGCGAGTCTGGAACCAAAGCGCTTGATCTCATTGATGAGCATCATTTTGACTTACTGCTGACAGATCAGTCTATCCCAGGCATGCAGGGTTCCGAGCTTTCCAGAAAAATCAGGGCCTCAGGCAACACCGATCTGATTATTATTGGGATTACTGCCGATATCTATGCCCTAGAATCTCGTAGCGTATTCATGAGCGCTGGCATGAATAGCGTCTTAATTAAACCACTTAGCCTTAAGACACTCGAGAGAGAACTGAGGCAATATTTTTATTTCAATGAAGAATCCTCCAACGATCTGGGCGTTGAATATTCATTCGACAATTTTGGTCCACTTCTTCAAAATGATCCAAACAAAATATTGCTCGTTCTTGATGAAATTCAAAAGGTTCATGATGAGTCACTAAAGGCACTCCGGAACTCATATTCGAAAGGAAAGCTCTCCCAGAAGGACTTTGAGCAGTTGCTTCATAAAATCAAAGGCGGCGCCGCCCTTTTGAATGCAAAACAGTTCATAGCGGATTGCATGATCCTGGAGGCAGACACTCATTTAGAAAGCAGAATTTCAAGCCTGATTGACTTATTAGAGGAGCAGAATTTACTGATCGAGAGATACAAGAATAGATTAGCGATAGCTCCCAAAAATGAATGTTTTAATGGAATCCAAATTACGCCTAGAATCTAG
- the dacB gene encoding D-alanyl-D-alanine carboxypeptidase/D-alanyl-D-alanine endopeptidase, with protein sequence MSLLKPLKILTLLLVCQLAHAAPDQMLHSLPKAVLTSLEKNQISPEAMGVSVMEILKTGSGKSEARAVLDWNASKPMNPASTMKLLTTLTSLEVLGPGYRWRTNLYTDGLIRQGVLKGNLYLQGSGDPKLIPEELAKMMQALQNLGIQKIDGNLIFDRSAYAKDVMEQQSIDGEESRAYNVSPDPLLYSFRTLSFTLSKSRTADFIDVSYTPTLSQLTINNQLRLVNQSCDNWKKRIAFDLIGNNKQNIGEKILTANFNGYFPATCTNAAYNVVAIDANTFLTKGFSAAWEQSGGTWAQAPDGEDGTVPVSARPLLQFEGIKLTDDVQDINKFSNNVMARQVLLTLALEKVGKPASVENGDLVIRSWLKKMNLQFPELVIENGAGLSRNEAITPEHMNQLLVLARSLPTGDIFYNSLPIAGVDGTMRNRLLVQLRKFLHLQKKPEARIKTGSLSDVRSISGYVVSKSGKIYAVTAFINDPNANRGIEAQDQLLSWLLEDGPEPKQAR encoded by the coding sequence ATGTCTTTACTTAAGCCACTAAAAATTCTGACTTTATTGCTGGTGTGTCAGCTTGCTCATGCTGCACCAGATCAAATGCTCCATTCGCTACCGAAGGCTGTTTTAACTAGCCTAGAAAAGAATCAAATTTCTCCTGAGGCTATGGGGGTTTCAGTTATGGAGATTCTTAAGACGGGGTCAGGAAAATCTGAAGCGAGAGCAGTCTTAGATTGGAACGCCAGTAAGCCCATGAATCCAGCTTCAACCATGAAGCTCTTAACTACACTCACTAGCTTGGAAGTATTGGGTCCAGGTTATCGTTGGCGCACTAATTTATATACTGATGGCCTCATTCGACAAGGTGTTCTCAAAGGCAATCTTTACCTCCAGGGGAGCGGGGATCCAAAGCTTATACCTGAAGAGTTAGCCAAGATGATGCAAGCATTACAGAATCTTGGCATCCAAAAGATTGATGGCAACCTCATCTTTGATAGAAGCGCTTACGCTAAAGACGTTATGGAGCAGCAATCTATTGACGGGGAAGAATCTCGCGCTTACAACGTTTCCCCCGACCCTCTACTCTACTCATTTCGAACCTTATCTTTCACCTTGAGTAAATCGCGTACGGCAGATTTCATTGATGTTAGCTATACGCCCACCCTATCTCAATTGACCATCAATAATCAACTAAGACTAGTGAATCAATCTTGTGATAACTGGAAAAAGAGAATTGCTTTTGACTTGATTGGCAACAATAAGCAGAACATTGGAGAAAAAATACTTACAGCAAACTTTAACGGCTATTTCCCCGCTACCTGTACTAATGCTGCTTATAACGTGGTTGCAATCGATGCCAATACTTTTTTAACCAAAGGCTTCTCTGCAGCTTGGGAGCAATCTGGCGGGACTTGGGCGCAAGCACCCGATGGCGAAGACGGGACAGTACCAGTCTCCGCCAGACCGCTACTGCAATTTGAAGGAATTAAGCTTACAGATGATGTTCAGGACATCAATAAGTTTTCTAATAACGTCATGGCTAGACAAGTCTTACTGACACTGGCTTTAGAGAAAGTGGGTAAACCCGCGAGTGTCGAGAACGGTGATTTAGTCATTCGGAGCTGGCTAAAAAAGATGAATCTACAGTTTCCGGAGCTTGTCATTGAAAACGGGGCTGGTTTATCTAGAAATGAAGCCATCACTCCAGAACATATGAATCAGCTGTTAGTGCTTGCTCGAAGCCTTCCAACAGGAGATATTTTTTATAACAGTCTACCGATTGCTGGAGTAGATGGCACGATGAGAAATCGTTTGTTAGTTCAATTGCGTAAATTTCTTCATCTACAGAAAAAACCGGAAGCTCGAATTAAGACAGGGTCACTCTCTGATGTACGCTCGATATCAGGATATGTAGTGAGCAAGTCTGGAAAAATATACGCCGTCACTGCGTTTATTAATGATCCAAATGCCAATAGAGGCATTGAGGCGCAAGATCAGCTGTTGTCTTGGCTACTAGAGGATGGTCCTGAGCCAAAGCAAGCACGCTGA
- a CDS encoding L-threonylcarbamoyladenylate synthase encodes MPNNIPSLQSSVVISEAAQTLREGGLVAFPTETVYGLGADAKNPEAVKKIFATKGRPSNHPLIVHVAAPDRFDQNEIDWSAVLSPWVRDISEQALVLVNAFWPGPLTLVFKKDKSVLTEVTGGQDTVAIRAPAHPVAQALLRKFKGGIVAPSANRFGKISPTNAADVRSEFENTLDLMILDGGDCEVGIESTILDLSSEGSPVLLRPGAITPSEILAKTGIQVVRPGEQNNLEHQNLPRVSGSLRAHYAPNTPLRMYSSGQVLDTLTEFPDIKSRVAVAVWDSESSLGLEDHPSIDVEEILISSNPRHFANRLYRTLRDLDEQGWDLILIPEPPPGEEWDGVRDRLQRACFGSGPSSSSQDNS; translated from the coding sequence ATGCCTAACAATATTCCCTCACTTCAATCTTCAGTGGTGATTAGTGAAGCAGCACAAACTCTCCGGGAGGGAGGGTTAGTCGCCTTTCCGACTGAGACTGTCTATGGCTTGGGTGCTGATGCCAAAAACCCTGAGGCGGTAAAGAAAATCTTTGCTACCAAAGGGCGACCATCAAACCACCCTTTGATCGTTCATGTTGCTGCACCAGATCGGTTCGATCAAAACGAAATTGATTGGAGTGCGGTACTAAGCCCATGGGTACGTGATATATCGGAACAAGCGCTGGTTTTGGTTAATGCCTTTTGGCCAGGCCCCCTGACTTTGGTTTTTAAGAAAGATAAAAGTGTTTTGACCGAAGTTACCGGAGGTCAAGATACCGTCGCAATTCGCGCCCCTGCACATCCTGTTGCACAAGCTCTATTAAGAAAATTTAAAGGCGGTATTGTTGCTCCCTCAGCAAACCGTTTCGGAAAAATTTCGCCAACAAATGCAGCTGATGTGCGAAGTGAGTTTGAAAACACTCTGGATTTGATGATTTTGGATGGAGGGGATTGCGAAGTCGGAATTGAATCCACTATTTTGGATTTGTCCTCCGAAGGCTCCCCTGTGCTCTTGAGGCCCGGCGCCATTACGCCCTCCGAAATTCTCGCAAAGACAGGCATTCAGGTTGTCAGACCAGGCGAGCAAAATAATCTCGAGCACCAAAATTTACCGAGGGTATCGGGTAGCTTACGAGCTCACTACGCTCCCAACACTCCCTTAAGAATGTATTCCTCAGGACAGGTGCTGGATACACTCACAGAATTCCCCGACATCAAGTCTCGAGTTGCAGTTGCTGTTTGGGATTCAGAATCATCTTTAGGTTTAGAAGATCACCCCTCGATTGATGTAGAAGAGATACTGATTTCAAGCAATCCACGCCATTTTGCAAATCGTTTGTATAGAACGTTGCGGGACTTAGATGAGCAGGGTTGGGATTTGATTCTGATACCGGAGCCACCCCCAGGCGAGGAGTGGGATGGGGTTAGAGACCGGCTTCAGCGTGCTTGCTTTGGCTCAGGACCATCCTCTAGTAGCCAAGACAACAGCTGA